The DNA region AATTTGAGTTTTCCGAAGTGAATGGCGTAAAGATATTTGTCTTTCACGTAACCAGGGATTTTGAGTTTTGAAAGTTGGTCGGTTACTTTCGCTTTTAGTTCGACCGCAGCCTCCCAGATGGTCCCACGAAGATTATCTGGTCAatacacaacttggaaataattctggaaagcacgaatttgtttgacataaagagccttacacttggtcgaCTTCACCTGCAAACAAACAAAAGCCTCCGTTAATTGACATAGTTTGGCATTAGGAGCgctgatcggtcaccatttccattgaattcccgccgctaatccgacatattttcatcaccttggtaagatttatgtttgtttctagttgcatttgagtcaattaTCGTGTTTTGTTGGTTTTGTATTGCATTGCATTCGATTAAGAGTTTATGTCAAAAAATATCTCGTTTATGCTTTGTtgggtagtgtcattgttccaggtttaaaagcaagaatggtgaagtgccggacactctgaaggacgaaaATATGAAAGAACAGCAGAACAACAtggccacccgtgtgccaccacacgaCCGTGTTGTTGATCAAGTAGAGCAGAGATGAAGCAGAAAGCAGAaatcaacacggccacccgtgtgccaccacacggccgtgttgattaaaacagtgcattaacacgggcacccgtgtgtagggacacgacccgtgttgttgccactgtaacgtatgctgaaattaattaatacagttgaacaacacggccacccgtgtgccaccacacggccgtgttgattcaacgcagcttggaaaacctaatttttgctgtTTAACCCGATTATGCTCATTAAGAgtagtttggacctttagcttggaagatagtcatctgaagctataagaaggcttggaagagaaagaagaagggaccttttgacagacgaacgaaagcattacagtggaggagatagcgaatacgacggattCGAAGACGACGAGATTCAAGggtagccaccattgaagatcaaactctcctaattatttgtaatgtttaatctttcctttatgaattctttaagtaccatgagaggctaaaccccctgatgctaggggggtggtcctgatgttatcgtatgctatgaatgtgaaccaatgattccttgattactatgttatggatttcaattcaattgtgtgatgttattatgtttttgtatcggacaaatacgaattaatctatgacttccaataacaggattgtgattggtagggttttcacacaattgggtttatgaatgcatcatctaggactagaACCTTTTataaatcaccgtaaaccttgatattttgtctgattaaaaccaatgattaattgaatggacatttgagtaagaattggtagtttaatagtttcttccttaaggacttaagtaagaacattctgaggttaggagattgaatgtatcatatgtattaaggaaatcgggactaattcataaccggttaactcaaccactcaccctagcatcttttatcttaatcaattatttttactattttcgTGTTACTATTCTAAATTCCAAAACAACacaaccattatctttttgttctgatagaatcgAATTAAAgtaagtaattcctacgcaatccttgagatcgatactgggaaataaactccttattactacatcggtaaaaatagtacacttgctattaTCTCTCTTCCTCACCACTCAATCTCACTTTTTCTGATTTTGGcaatctctctctctcacttCCTCCATTGTTGCCCTAGCCCCCATCAAGCTAAGCTTCAATTTTCTCCTTTCTCCACTCACTTTCACATCCACTCACCTTCACAAAAAGTGTTCCCCTCGCCGTCCTCTACACAGTGACGGTTGCAGTTTTCACTAACATTTTCGTTGGATTTTTGGAGATATTTTTGTCATGTACATTATGCCTCCAAAGCGTGCAAGCAAGGAGAAGGAGGTAGCCACGTCGTCTCGACCGAAGCAACGGGTTAGACGCTCGACAAACAATCATGGCATTTTGTTTGACCAACAGGAGCATCAAGAGAGGTATGTCATTCTAGCCAAACGTAAGCTTATCCCAACCAGATACATGTGTGATGCCACCCTAGATGAGTTAGGTTTGAAAGAAGAGGTGCACCGCATGTTCCACACCATTGGTATGTTGGAATACATGCAATTTGAGGCACCGACCTTCGCTCGGATAACCCTTGAATTTTTTAGTACGGTTGAGTTCAAGATGCGGAGAAGGTGGACAGGGTCGGAGTTAGAGTTTTATGGGCAAATTACTTTCCGGCTgtttgatgaagatcatgagttATCGGTTGTGGAACTGGGGAGTATTCTGAAACTCCCGGTATCTGGACCCGGATCCCCACCGGATACTTTTTCTGCTGTTGATTTCTGGCAAGCTATTACAGGTAAAACTGGGTATAACCCCAGCTCGGCAAAGGCTTATGGAATTCACAACCCGTGCTTTAggtatgcacaaaaagggttagcATACACCCTATTCGGACGGGGTGATAGTACTGGGGTTGCGGCAAAGAGAGAATTATATTTTATGTATTGCGTGGCTCATAATGAGAGAATCAATGCAGCAGCTTTCGCCGCCAATCATCTGAAACAGGTTGGCCATGCAACTACTGGGGATATTTCTGTAGGAGGGATGATTACGCAGATTGCGGGCCATTTCGGGTATGATCAACTGCTGATGGAAGAGACTGCAGTAATGGGCAAGAATAGGATTGACATGCACACGCTAGTCAATCAACAACacaaccattatctttttgttctgatagaatcgAATTAAAgtaagtaattcctacgcaatccttgagatcgatactaggaaataaactccttattactacatcggtaaaaatagtacacttgcgATTTTTCCGATCAAGCGCCAACATAAAGGGTAAAATATGACTGCCACCAATCATGGAACTCTTTGGTACAGTAGTAGGCTGGTCGAAAAGGAAGAGAAGGAAGACGTGGTCGATTTTTCCAAATGTTTTCAAGTTCCTCATCGACCTCACTCCAAGGTTGACTGCAGAGGATATTGGTAAGTAACTCTTGAGAGGAGAACAGAGACTTGGGAATGAATTGGCAAAGGCCAAATTGTCTGGCCACAAGGTTAGGCCGATAGGCCACTAGGCCAGGATTTCTGCTGGCAGTCTCAGCCGACAAGAAGCGAGGGACTAGAAAACGCCTCCAAATGAGGAAGGCTTCATCCATATGTTACCCGTCAGCCGGAGGGAAAGGTCTGGTGAGCCACTCAGGACCCTCAGTTCGACGGCTAAAAGGGGCCATAGAAGGTAGGAAATCGACACGAGTCAACATGATGTTGAATATGAGTCGAACCACTTGAAGGTCTGGGAAATTCTTGTCGACAGGCGTCAGGGGGATCAACCGTTTCCAGATAAGATGTTGTTCCTCTAGGGGACACGCAACCCTCCTCATTCCATAAGGAGCTACATCTTTGgagaaagtggcattgagccacagTTGCAGAAACTAGAAAGGGCCATGGACCAACACGTTTTTCTTTCTGGAATTCTCAGGGTCGAAGAGTCTAATCTGGCAGACGACCTCAGATAGAGACTCGTAGAGAGAAGCCAATATCAGTTGGCCCAAGGCAACGTCACGCTCTTGGTGCAATTGGGTTGCCAGGAGAAAAAAGTGTTTGGTTACCTGCATAGATCTCGAGCAGAAAACAAAGCGGGACAGCCAAAGGGTCAAGAAAGCCACATGCTCCTCGTCGGTCACAGGGCCTGCAGAGGTAACGTGATGATCAATAAAGTTGTTGTATGTTGGTTTGCGAGAGTCACCAACGTCGAACCTCAAGGAAATTGGCGCTACAGCTTCGCAGTCGAAGACTTCGCCAGTCGGTCTCAAGCAAGTGATGGCAACAATGTCCAGAAGTGTTGGCTGATCATGCCACACTTAGTATGGAAAGAGTTTGTCGAACTCTCCCAGAACTGAAGGGCGGCTAATAACATACCACAAGAATAGGGAGGGCCACAACGGGCAATCTGTAAAAGGGTATAGATGCCTGTCCTTTTCCAGTGGTCAATTTTTTCTGATTCCAATCGGTCCATCCAAGCGCAAAACTTAGGACAATTTCGGGGAGGAGCAGTCCTGAAGTTCCTGTCGACGTATCAAAGGGAGAAGGGTTGTTGAGCGGAAATCACAGGTTCAGAAATGTGACTGGCGGGGAAAAGGGAAGAGTCATTTTTGGTAACCTCTGGGTGTCGGTTTTCTGGGAGAGGACCTAAGAACGCTAAGGGTTCATTAGCCAGAGAAAGAGGAATCAATACCTGAGAACGCCAAATCTTCTCCTTTTCTTCTGCCAATGGAGGCTCAGGAACATACTCTCTGCCATCAATGCTGATGGGACGTGTGAGTTTAGCAGCAGAAGGTTTGTTAGAGCTTGCCATGGAGAGAACAGAAAAATTTTTCGTTGTGGAGTAGAAGAGTTTTCACAAAAAGCAGAAGATAAGTGAATGCTGAAGCAAGAGGGCggaaaaagagaagaagaagaaagaatgAGGATTTTATAAAGCTTAAAACCTGAGCAGGGAAGAGTGAGCAGTTGGACTTCCATTTTCGACACGTATGCCCACGTTCCCACGCCTACAGACACGTGGTGGAGAGAGGGCAAGCGAAAAGACAAACACGTTTCAGTCATAAAGACGCGAAATGATGTAGACGTGATTTTATGCGTCTCGAGGAGAAAAGGAAACGCCCTCCATGATTACATGACGTCATCAACTTGGGGTAAACAGAGGTCCCACTAAGTAGAAGTGGAAACAGTAAAGGGTAAATCGATGTTTCAGAGATGCCATCATCTCACCAACTTCGACAGTCGacaatggcatctctggggggcattttgttaccacgaAAAATCTCTAAGGTATGCTGAAAGCGTAATTAATGAAGGAGTCCTGTGAATGTGAGGGTTATACCCCACCAAAGGATGAAGAGATGTTGAAGGCAAGCAAGAGTAGAAAAAATACAAAGCGAAGGATGAAGCCGACAGGGGAAGCTGGCCTTGTCGACAGGCCATTTCTGTCGACCAATGTAAAGTTTGGGACTTAAAAGAATTACAGCCAAGTGAGCAGAAGACAGCGTCGCCTTAACGcctgggcgggagaaatttgaaatttaaaatgaTCAGCAGTTATAAAAAGAATAAGAGCGCCAGGATGTGGGGCAATTAGCAAGACATGGGTGCAACGGTTGTGCAGATCGTGTGACATAACAtctgctagtttctaggagtttTAGCTTATAAGCAGTTTCCTCTAGCTTAGTATAAATAGAATGTCCCACAAGGGGCTcagggtgttcactttgtactaaaaatcacttgtaagaaaacttcccattcccagcgcgaggaagcaagagttttttgagagtgctatgtacgtgaatcaccacatttatttcaatgcaacttccttacttttcaattgttcccgttgaacattttatcttaatttcatttacttttgagttatcattttacgttgtcgacactgattctattacgataataaagtttaccaaaagcgtgttcgtcgtatacctcttttgaatgttatagcgTTGTCGGTCACAAGTCACCTATAGGCGATAACATTATCTAAACCGTCCGTGTGGAAAAAACCCTACGCTTGTTCGACGCTTTGTCaggagccgttcctcacaaagtcattctgtcgagttggacaagcctcacttgcactagcacatgtcctaggatcaactggtcgatcctgcaagtaaccctttgttttaaagcctagggaggaccaacggttgtttaccaatttccacagtaaacacATGTGCAGTGGTATTAAAGCACGAGCTATTAGAATACATCATAAGAAAAGGTTGTGTGCGGATTTGATGTATGAGATAGAGTTCAAGACAATTATGTCCCTCTTGTTGAATTGGAATCCTGCTTGCAACACAAATGTTCAAGTCGTAGACACCTTTGTTTATGCACAATCTTAGAAATGTTTGATGTTGCTTCTGAAATacttttttaaattcaagtggTGGATTGTTGGAACATTATGTCAATATTCCAATATAGGGAGATGAGTTTTTAAAAGTTCGTTAAGCCTCACATTATGTGTTTGTTAAAAAAAAATTAGTCACACATTGCTTAGGTGAGATATCTTGTATAACTCACTTCATGGTATAAGGAAAATCATTGTTTCATTTCAAAACACGCCAAAAactttttttttagttttttctTCCTTACTCTCATAACTCTACATCTTTCGAATTCTCGAAGCACTAACTTCTCCCTCTTTTTTTTACTTGTTAAATTTTTCGAGTATTCTTGAATTATCTTTAGAGAATTATGTTAATTTCTCCTCGTTTGAGTTGAGAAATTACAAGCATTAACTTTTGGATACTCTTGGGAGAATTATTTGAATTTCTATGGTTTGAAAATTGTTTTGAGTGGTCAAATGACCATTATCGAGTTCTCTTTAGAGAATTATTGAGATTCTTTTGGTTTGAGAAATTATTACGACCAGTTGTTATACTAGATACTACGAGTGATATTTATACCATATTCGAATGGTCTTTCTGCTATCAGAGAGTGTATTTTTAGACCGATTATCTACCATACAAGTAGTAATCATACAATATTGAACTGAGTTGTTATATCCTAGAGGCAGCATGATAGTTCGACTGTTTTGCATAATTTTAGGCAGTGTTGTGAAACGTCTTAAAGAGAGCGAATAATTTTGCGACTCATCTCGGTAACTTCTTCAGTGGCtatttaaaaaaaacattatGTCACAAATCAATTATTTTAAAAGTGCTGTCATTTTAAAGATTTTTTTATGGTAGTGCATAAAGTACTGATTTTTTCAAATCAACTTTCAATTGCCGGATTTTTAGTGGGTCATGCAAAAATCCGGTATTGTTAATTGAACAGTTGAGATTTTATCAAGAGTTTTGTGCATATGTGATTGCACCAACCGTTTTATGTACTCCAAAATGAATCTAAAGTTGTATAAATATGGGTCGCGGGTTAAGAAAATTATCTTACACTGCCTCTGTTTTTAATTAAAGCATAAGTGTATTTCAACAGGGTGAAACCTCCTGTAGAGTATCGACTTCCCGAGGACACCGCATGTCTAGTCCTTCTGAGATCCAAATTGAATGATATGTTGTCTGACATCGAGAACATAAGGGTTAGTAAGATCGAGATTCGTGAAGACTGGATTGATAATGATTGAAAGGTAAAATACAACCTTATTGAGTTGAAGACGAATGAAGATTTGAAAGTTATGTGGAGAACCTATCATTCTAGGCTAACTACGGGACCAATCGAGTTTGATGCGACAATTTCTAAATCTGTCAACGATATAATCAAGATGTTGAAACGTCCAGAATCATCTAGTGGTGTTTAGGTCACATGCACTATGTGTACTGCATGCGATGTCAAAGTATAAACCTCATCATTTGGGTTCACCAAACTCGTGAGGTTATCCATAAACTGCTATAATATGCCGACGTTGAGCATCATCCGCACCATGTGGAGACGATGGAGTCGACAATACATCGTCAAAAAGTACCCTAGCATCAGAAAGTACTCCATCATAAAAAGGTCCAACATGAAAAGATTCGACGTAAAAAAATCATTCCTAATCTCCTTTTCCTAAAACTCCCTAAAACTCTCTATGTTTGTGCATACTAACTCGCAGACATAACATTAAAACATTTACGATTTTAATGTGTGATGTTGTTAATTAAGGAGGTAAGCATCTTTAGATTGGGCGACATCAAATTCAgtttataaaataataaaatgatgttAATTAAATTATACTATTTGTTTgattataaaatataattttattttaaaatgaaatataataataaaacagggtgatattaaattttattgtttgattgGGTGAGGGTACAAATTTCATAGTGTTGACCAAAAATTAATTAGTACTTTTGTTTGACAAAAATTAAAATCTTAAAGTACTAAATCCGAAGAATAGTTGGAAATTTGATTTGTAGTGAGAAAAAAGTGAAGGGTGGCAGAGGGAGAAAGAGTGATGTCGACCAGTGACAGAAGCCAAGTATCAAAGCTCAGCAAAAGCCCTAAAGATGGTGAACGGATCATCGCTTCGACCCGTCGACCCGACGGAACACTCCGAAAAGAAATTCGAATCCGACCCGGTTACGTTCCTCCAGACGAAGTCGCTATCTATCAACCAAAACCCGCACTGGTATGTTATCTTCTTCTCAAAACCCTAAACTCTCAATTTTGAGTTCAACAATGGTGAAATGAATGTAGTACTCACTTTCTTAGTTGGTGTTTCTTGAAATTGTGCAGATGAGAAAAGAAATGGCTTCACATATTGGTCCTCCTCCAGGTTATGACCCTCAATTGGATTCAAAACCGAAAACCAAAGCTGTTAAGAGAAAtgaaagaaagaaagaaaagaaacGACTTCAGGTTTCTTTCACTTCTCTTCTTTAGCATGTTGTTAAACCAGCCTTTATTTTCTGTAATTTTCTATTGACAACACTAGTGTTACATTGGAAATTAAGCTTTTGAGAAGTGTTTATGTATGTTGTTTACTTCTTGCAGGTAAAGGAAACTAACTTAGAACCAACTCTAGTTGAAGATAGTATAAAGCAAGAAGCGGTAGTTGTGGAGAATGCTGTCCATTCATTAACTTCTCAGATCAATGAACTAGCTGTTTCTGGAGATAGCTCAATTGTTACTCCTACCAACAACTCTGTGGAAGCTTCCGAGCCAATTGGTTCGGCTCAAGATTTAGACAAAAGAATTCGAGCATTGAAAAAGAAGGTACTTGTACTATGCTTTGGATTTT from Lathyrus oleraceus cultivar Zhongwan6 chromosome 1, CAAS_Psat_ZW6_1.0, whole genome shotgun sequence includes:
- the LOC127085294 gene encoding partner of Y14 and mago, with protein sequence MSTSDRSQVSKLSKSPKDGERIIASTRRPDGTLRKEIRIRPGYVPPDEVAIYQPKPALMRKEMASHIGPPPGYDPQLDSKPKTKAVKRNERKKEKKRLQVKETNLEPTLVEDSIKQEAVVVENAVHSLTSQINELAVSGDSSIVTPTNNSVEASEPIGSAQDLDKRIRALKKKIRLTEALQEKTAEQDLKPEQLEKLAKLEDWRKELKQLENKKAEILVV